A segment of the Penaeus monodon isolate SGIC_2016 chromosome 38, NSTDA_Pmon_1, whole genome shotgun sequence genome:
acacacacacacacacacacgcacacacacacacacacacacacacacacacacacacacacacacacacacacacacacatatatatatatatatatatatatatatatatatatatatatatatatatatatatatataatatatataatatatatatataatatatatatacatatatctatctatatatgtatatatatatatacatatatgtatgtatacatatgcctatatatttttaatatatatacatacatacacacacacacacacacacacacacacacacacacacacacacacacacacacacacacacacatatatatatatatatatatatatatatatatatatatatatatatatatacatatatgtacacatctatatatacacacatggatatatatatatacatatatgtgtacatatatttatgtatatatatgtacacacacacacacacacacacacgcacacgcacacgcacacacacacacacacacacacacacacacacacacacacacacacacacacacacacacacacacacacatatatatatatatatatatatatatatatatatatatatatatatatatatacatgcatatatatacacacacatatatctatatatatacatctacatatatataatatatacatatatacacacacacacacacacacacacacatatatatatatatatatatatatatatgtacatatgtgcatatatatatacatatataaatgtgtttatgtatatatatacatatatttgtttatatatgtatgtatatgtttgtatatatgtatatgtatatatataaatataaacccaataattctcatttatattttcatcatttgacCGCCTGTCAAACTACTCACGGAACCCAAACGAAACCTCCGAACTGCACGATCCGTCAGTAGGTGACGACGACCCTCGGTTTCACATTACACGAAGGTGCAACGTCTTCTAGGGCCGTGCCAACCTCTCACTCTAGGTGTTAAGACGCAGTAATCTGTAGCATGTAGGAGTCTCGTTGGTTCGCTGTCTCATGCTCAGACTGTCTCGCATTGTCTCGGTCTTTCCTCGGCCTTTTAGCATGCTGTTTTACTCTGCCTCGTTCGATTAGTGTTTCGTTATTACGTTGATTCGGTTTTACTGGTTCGGTCTCGTTCTTTCGTTGAGTTTACCTTTTTCACTGTTTTacaagttttgttttattttattttatttttattttttacattgatatttatttttatttatttttttattttattgtttgcaaTATTTATCTCGCATTGTTTCTAGTTCgtcctttattgttttattcttattccttGTTATCTTGTCAAATGTCTCGCTTTTATACTGTCTTTCTTACAGTGTttcgttattactcttattattttcttgctaatatattatttatttcgctCTCATCATCCTCCGCGGTTTCACTATCTTACATCGTCCCTTTTCGTATGTCGTCTCTCAATATCTATCTCGTTCTTACACTGGTTTTCCCTTTCAGTGTTCATCTCACGCTGTTTTACTTACTTTATACTGTCTCTTACACCGTCTCTTTTCTGTCCCTTTCACcgtctttctctcattctgccTCGCCtgtcttgctctttctctgttcctctcgttctctctctttctttcgctctccctcttgtctcctctcttaaAACAAGTTCTATATGTGATCTGTGAACTCACGCAAGGGCTTATTAAGATAGGGATGACTCTATACAAGTTACCTCACCCTCTGAGACATCGacgtttgtctcaataaacttgtcaaagtcaaagtaaaaaaaagtctcATTCGTTCTTGTCATTCATAATGTGCCTCTTTCTCGTAATGTCTCGTTTTCACACTATTTTTCTGTGTTCTGAACTAACATGGACTTTTTTCGTCCCTTGAATATGATTCAAATTAGAATACTCTCAATGAGAGACCGAAGTAATCCCTAATTTAATGCGTGAACTAACAtattcaaagatatatatatatatatatatatatatatatatatatatatatatatatatatatatatattttttttttttttttttttttttttttttttttttttcttcttcttcttcttcttcttctttttctttttcttttttctttttttctatttgtctatgaATTAATTTCATCATGAGGatctcttgattttcttttatcaacGATGTCTGTGATTAAAAGTAACTTGTAAGTAGCGTGTGGTTGatataatcttttctttcttttttgtttattcatctatatatctattattatttcaccACGTAGACCAATAAATTTAATTCAACATAGTTTGTAGTTGGCGTGTTGTTAGCGCAATTAATGATTTATTGATaacgtaggatttttttttcatctccattcACGTGTTCATACatatgttttcttattatttattatcataattaatttattatctaCTTATGTCCTCTGGCATTTAAAAATCAACATGACATAAAGCGAAATTAAAAAGTAACggtaattacattatattttgtatatatgttcttGTGTTCTAAGATTTGATATTCGCGCATACAAACATGGATACAACCTTAGCTGTTTGTACAATAATTTCTTTTGGCTGTTTACTTTAAAGCTATTTTTTCTTacctcttgtctttctctctctctctacttcgctgtttttctctctctctacttctctctctctctctctctctctctctctctctctctctctctctctctctctctctctctctctctctctctctctctctctctctctctctctctctctctctctctctctctgttgctctgctgagaaacaaacaaacagccaaacagaaacagacacagacacattatacgagacagagcgaaagaaagaaagagagagagagagagagagaaagagagagagagagagagagagagagagaaacaaacaaacagccaaacagagacagacacattaTACGAGACAGAGAGTGACAGCTTACGAAACATTGCATGGTAAGAGACGGAACAAAGATCTGAGAGACAGGACTGGCGTTACAGAAACGTCGCTTCGTTGCACATCACTTTGTTTTTCTGCCAAATGCTGTCTAGAGTTTATGCCATCTCATCGTGTGTTCCCAGCAGACGTGGAAAAGCAATTGATCAGAGGCTTATCATGTTAGGGATGAAGAGACGTGTTTTTGGCAGTGAGTAACACAACCTGAATATCTTGCGTTATCATAAGGGTCCCttgacttgattttttttgttttgtttttctttctttttgtcctaTTTTTTCTCATATAGTCTTTCATTTGCTTAGTATTCATTAAAAATTAGGTTTGAAGTTATGTTCTATTAAGATAATTGTGCAGCGGTTTAAAGCAAATGGGGTATATAAAGAAtatgttgtattatcatttacattaataGGGGGTATGAATATAAAGACAGTTGCATTTTGCATAtctttattatagaaaaatacaGACTCATATATTGCATTAAATCTACAACTATAGTGATTTCAaaatgtacctatctatctatatgtctgtctgtctatatatctatctatccctctatctatctatgttagtgtatgtattttgtgtgcgtttatgtgtgtgtatatgtatatatatatatatatatatatatatatatatatatatatataatatatatgtatatatatatatatatgtatatatatatatatatatatatatatatatatatgtatatatatatatatatatatgtatatatatatatatatatatatgcacacacacacacacgcacacacacacacacacacacacacacacacacacacacacacacacacacacacacacacacacacacacacatatatatatatatatatatatatatatatatatatatatatatatatatataatgtatatatacacatatatataaatgtatatatatatacacacacgtgtgtgtgtgtacatatatacacacatctatcaatctatctatccatccatctatctatctacctatctatctatctatctatttatctacctatctatatgtgtgtgtgtgtagtattatacaCTAAGATACATCACATGCGCATGCAACAAACCTACGAAgctagaatatttttttcattcatattcaaaaaatgcttctctctcctttttctcaaaacaaaacttttttttcgtaagatttaactctttttcttctttgcctttttttttttttttttttttttttttgctattgaatTTATTTCTTATAAATCATCCTTATTTGAAATTAATTTATTGTTTAGTTAAAAATATGGCATCTTCTCCAAAATGTTGTAGGTTTTTGCATGTGTGTaagatacatacaaatgtatgcatatttcgataagcatatatatatatatatatatatatatatatacatatatatatatatatatataatatatatatatatatatatatatgtatatatatatatatatatatatatatatatatatatatatatatatatgtatacatatacatatatatattatatatattatatatatatatatatatatatatatatatatatatatatacatacacacatttgcatgtatgtaagagtatatacatgtgtgtgtgtgtgtttgcgtgtgttagtgttagtgtgtgtgtgtgtgtgtgtgtgtgtgtgtgtgtgtgtgtgtgtgtgtgtgtgtgtgtgttgtatatcaaTCCCTTGATTTACTTTATTAACACTTCGTTTTATTAGTAGTTATTGAGACATACAGTTATAACTCTACATCACACGTGGGAAGTGTTAGGAGAATGATCAATTTCAAATCACACACCAAAACGTGAGATAGCTTCCAAAATAACTGAACATGCAAGCCTATTCAAATGTTTGCTTAAATTAGTTAATtcttttctaatatataaataaacatagaatAATTTGAATTAATATAACCGTAAAATCAAAATAACATATTCATCTACACAGGCAAAACATGCAGTTAAAACTCAATCTTTTCCCCGTCATTATGGCTCTATGTAAATCAATACACATAAAACCGCAACattaaaaaatgtagaaaataaaacgagaaatgaTGAGGTAGAAAAGGATGTCGAGAACAAACCGGTATCTGTTTACCTGCATAACTGTATAACAGCCATGTTCATTATTCGCCAACTTTGAAGTTTGGGAGCTGTCAGAAGGGCGCCGTGCAGgtgggtaaggagagagagagagagagagagagaaagaaagagagggaaagggagaaagaatgagagagagagagagaggggggggccgaaaaggaaagggagagggagaaagaaagagagagagaggcgacgagagggtgagggagagagaaagagagagagggggagggaaagggagagagagagagagagaatggggggggtgaggaagagggagagagagagagagagagagggagggagggagagagagataaggggagagaaagaggtagacgagaaaaggcgaggaagggagggaaaaaaacggatATGAAAGCATTTAAAATCTGtcagatgagtgtgtgtggtctggCTTCCTTAccttttaaattctctctctctctctctccctctctctctctctatctccctcttccccccctctctctctctatatatatatatatatctttctctctctccttctccctctatctccctcccccccctctctctctctctctccctccatctctctctctctctctctctctctctctctctctctctctctctctctctctctctctctctctctctctctctctctctctctctctctctctctctctctccttctcccttggcCCCCGAACGAGTGTTTTTAGCCCCGAATTCCTCCCCGAGAACAAAAGAGGAATGCCACGCGCGTCGGGTTATTACCGTACTGCACCGAAGCGCCTCACCTGCTTTCGTGCCGCGCCAGGCCTGTGCCCGCCAACCTAGGGAGCCACGTGGGGCACACACCAGGGCGGGGCGAAGTGGGGAGAGgcatgaagagggagaaagagagagggtgcgaggggggagaaggagggagggagggagggagggaaggagagagggagagagagaggggggacggagaagggaagaaaagaaggaagaaatgagagagagagagagagagagagagagagagagagagagagagagagagagagagagagagagagagagagagataggggggggggggggacgaagacGGAGCAGAAGATGAGAAAGCAgggacagaggtagagagagaagatttaTACACCGAGATGCCAGAACTACACACATACTGTGCCACTGCCGGCCCTGCCCTGCTACTAAtgatggaagaaaaataaaacgggaTCCATTTATGTGTAGTAATATTATCTGGTCACAGGAAATAATTGGCTACTGACTTCGTTAATTCCTTTTATGCCAGTCACGTGAGCACTATGAGTTACCACCATGATTATAATGTGTATTAACAATATGGTTGCACTAATATATTACCAAAATCATTGCACTAAACAGTCAAATATATTCGCACTAAATTTGCCAGCCTGAAGCACTTAATAGTGTTATCTGTCACTACAGAAATTATCACAGTTTGTAATGCTATTGTAACCAAACTTTATATTGTCAATTTATATATCAACTCACTGCCTATTAAATCCACACTTTGATATTATTATGGTAGTCTCACCAGTATAGACAATATACAGTCTGCATGATACACTGAATTATTCGGTGTGCATGTCTACTGTAGTGCATCGAATACATAAGTTCTGCAACATTATATAACCCGTGCAACCGGTATGCAACATATCCCGAACATGGCACATTTTGAGGTACCATCTTAGcgttctcttaaaaaaaaactgggcaCATAATAGTTGAAattaaacgaagggaaaaaaaagaaagaaaccataTGTTTCAAAAATTCGAGAGATTTTTAGAGGTGACATCAATGCACCAGACGTCATATCCGTGATGGTGCCGTCGAGCGGGGCAGAATGACAGCCAAACTCCGAACAGGTGGCACCACTGGTCTCGTCGGCGCACAACGAGCAATCTGATCACTGTCTTAAGcactttgtttgcttctttttttttcttctttttcgatcTCACTCCTCGATTCTATTTCAATTCTAAAatgtcacatcatcatcatcgacagaAACACAGTTACACTCTTGTGTTAATGTGGAATAAGGAGAAATGGATACACAGTGAATATGCATCCCAGATCCACGATTATTACGAATTTCACCCTTGCGTCCACAGTCAGAGCAATGATGCACATTGCCGACGAGTGTTGGATAAACACTGTAATTCGGTgattgcaatataaaaaaaatgtaatcaataGCCAATTTGGTGTTTGGAAATAACTGCATAATTTTGTTGCCATGACACAGTGCATTTGTGTGTAAAACAAAACCTAACGATTCTGCTGCTGTGTCTGTATGGAGCAAAGGTAAACTGTAATGTGTTCTGTGCACGTTTGATGCAAAGTGACAAGCGGTTGTGACAGAAAACATCGTCCCAGCCGGCttaatatttcttcctttctctctagcaTTACCATTAATTTCAGAGACAATGACAAACTTTCAGAAAGCAAAACTCGTGTTCATTGAGAGATGGATATACAGCAAGGCACCGTTTGCCGATGACTTTGAGAGAATGTTAGGCGTCAGACCCGGCGGGCAGCGGCGTGTAAGGTGAGCTGCGTGTACTGGCTGCGGCGGGAGTGGGTCCTGCGCCCAGGTATTTTTACAATGTCCACGAGTACTGTATCCCCGACTCACACCGCCCGGGCACCAAATATAGGATATGCGCGTCGGTTATTCGCGCAGGTGCAATGGGTCCTGCGCGAGGATATATAGTAGGGAGCAGTTGAAACAATCGCCAGTGCATCACAGCTAGGGTCGCAATCATGCCTGCCTCAAAGAAGGGATCGTCTaagaaggcgaagaagggaggaagcAATGTCTTCGACATGTTTACTCAGAAGCAGGTGGCGGAGTTTAAGGAGGGCTTCCAGATAATGGACCGCGACCGCGACGGCGTCATCGACAAGGCCGACCTCCGCGGCACCTTCGACGAGATCGGCCGCATGGTCTCCGACAGTGAGCTCGACTCCATGCTGGCTGATGCCCCCGGCCCCATCAACTTCACCACCCTCCTTCACATGTTCGCCTCCAGGTCCTCCGGAGAGTCCGACGACGACGATGTTGTCGCCGCCTCCATCCGCGCCTTCGAGAAGAGCGCCGGCAAGATTGAGGCAGAGCAGTTCCGTACCATGCTCATGGCCTTCGGTGACAAGTTCACCAACCAGGAGGTCGATGAGGCCTTCGACATGATGGAGCTCGATGAGGACACCGGCATGATCGACTCCGACGCCCTTGTTGCCATGCTGTGCGCTGGTGGTTCCAAGGAGGAGGGCGCCGCCTAAATGCCCATCTTCCACTACCTACAACCTCGCCCGGAGGAAGTGTGGGTGAGCAGCAGCAGGCGCCCACAAGTGCAGAGATTGCTATCCTCGACTGTGACACTCAAGCGCTGTTTGGCTTAACACTGCTGGCCACTGCTGCTGCTTGCTTTTCTCTCATCAGCCCACGCCATCTGTCTCTCCATTCATCATCAGCACCCATACTTCTTGCGGGCGACCTCACAAGCAGGTTAAGTGCAGGGACGGGCTCCTTAGGGCCGCCTCTCCCGGTCCCGATGTGGTCATCCTGTTCTCCCTCGTCACGGCGGAGTCACCGGCCTCCATCATCCGAACTCACGACCCGCAGTGTCTCAACTAAAAGCCAAGTCGGGAGCGGTGATTTATAACAGTGACAGTGAAAATGTACGAATGACAGTGCCGCCGTGGATATCACCCGAGGGCCCACCGCTCCCTGGAAGTGTCACTGTGAGATGCTGTTGAATCAAAACGAAAAGCGAAAAATCGAGGCCCTAGTGTGAGTGTGGGATTAAAGTGAGACCATCTTCACATTTACAATCTACACGAGTTGCCGTTCGGTCCGAGGTGGCGATTTCACGGGCTTCGTGTGGGCCGTTTATGCGTCGCCCACGATCGACCCGCAACTCTGCACCCAACTCAAGCTTCCTAATGTTTCATTTGTGAAGCATTGTATTGGCATCTGCAAGATATAACTCAATAAAATGTTTTACTATGAGAACGTATTTTTTACTCGT
Coding sequences within it:
- the LOC119596546 gene encoding myosin regulatory light chain 2-like; the protein is MPASKKGSSKKAKKGGSNVFDMFTQKQVAEFKEGFQIMDRDRDGVIDKADLRGTFDEIGRMVSDSELDSMLADAPGPINFTTLLHMFASRSSGESDDDDVVAASIRAFEKSAGKIEAEQFRTMLMAFGDKFTNQEVDEAFDMMELDEDTGMIDSDALVAMLCAGGSKEEGAA